In the Pantoea sp. Aalb genome, one interval contains:
- the murJ gene encoding murein biosynthesis integral membrane protein MurJ, whose translation MNLLKSLFTISSITFLSRVLGFIRDALVASIFGAGISTDAFFIAFKLPNLLRRIFAEGAFSQVFLPILAEYKSKQGDNVTRRFISYVYGLLTLILIIITILGIFTAPWIVKLIAPGFVNSISNFNLITTLLRITFPYILLISITSLGSAILNTWNYFSIPAFTSTLLNLSMIGFTLFAIPYFHPPIMALAWAVLVGGMLQLCYQLPYLKKINMLVLPRINFQDIGIWRIILKMGPAILGISISQISLIINTIFASFLISGSVSWMYYADRLMEFPSGILGVAISTILLPTLAKSFINGNYDEYSRLMDWGLRLCFLLTMPSMIALIILSGPLTIALFQYGKFTSFDSYMVQNALIGYSIGLIGIILVKVLTPGFYSRQDVKTPVKIAIFTLIMTQLMNLLFIGIFKHAGLSLSISLAACLNAALLYWQLRKKDIFSPQTGWFKFFMQVLTAVIVMAIFLLIILQIITSWEIGPMWWRLLRLTIVCIIGVIIYFLTLIILGFRIKDFVCSKYSYK comes from the coding sequence ATGAATTTATTGAAATCTCTGTTTACGATTAGTTCAATAACTTTTTTATCTCGTGTATTAGGCTTTATAAGAGATGCTCTTGTAGCATCTATTTTTGGAGCTGGGATATCAACTGATGCATTTTTCATAGCTTTCAAGTTGCCAAATTTATTGCGAAGGATTTTTGCTGAAGGTGCATTTTCACAAGTTTTTTTACCGATACTTGCTGAATATAAAAGTAAACAAGGAGATAATGTGACTAGAAGATTTATTTCTTATGTTTACGGATTACTAACTTTGATACTTATCATCATTACAATTTTAGGAATTTTTACTGCACCTTGGATTGTTAAATTAATAGCTCCAGGTTTTGTTAATTCTATAAGTAACTTTAATTTAATTACTACACTATTACGTATAACATTTCCTTATATTTTACTTATATCTATAACTTCATTGGGTAGTGCTATCCTTAATACTTGGAATTATTTTTCAATTCCAGCATTTACTTCTACATTATTAAATTTGAGTATGATTGGATTTACGCTATTTGCTATACCGTATTTTCATCCACCTATCATGGCTCTTGCATGGGCAGTATTAGTAGGTGGTATGCTTCAGTTATGTTATCAGCTTCCATATTTAAAAAAGATTAATATGTTAGTTTTACCTCGTATTAATTTTCAAGATATAGGTATATGGCGTATTATACTAAAAATGGGTCCAGCTATTTTAGGTATATCTATTAGCCAAATTTCATTAATTATAAATACTATTTTTGCTTCTTTTCTTATTTCTGGATCAGTTTCTTGGATGTATTATGCTGATCGATTAATGGAATTTCCTTCTGGGATATTAGGAGTAGCAATTAGCACTATTTTACTTCCTACTTTAGCTAAAAGTTTTATTAACGGTAATTATGATGAATATTCACGCTTAATGGATTGGGGTTTACGATTGTGTTTTTTACTAACTATGCCAAGTATGATTGCTCTTATTATTTTGTCCGGTCCTCTAACAATAGCATTATTTCAATATGGTAAGTTTACTTCTTTTGATAGTTATATGGTGCAAAATGCATTAATTGGATATTCTATAGGATTAATAGGGATCATATTAGTTAAAGTACTTACACCTGGGTTTTATTCTCGTCAGGATGTTAAAACTCCTGTAAAAATTGCTATTTTTACTCTGATAATGACACAGTTAATGAATTTACTCTTTATAGGAATTTTTAAACATGCTGGTTTATCTTTATCTATTAGTTTGGCAGCATGTTTGAACGCCGCTTTACTTTATTGGCAGCTCCGTAAAAAAGATATTTTTTCTCCTCAAACCGGATGGTTTAAATTTTTCATGCAAGTATTAACTGCAGTAATAGTAATGGCAATATTTTTATTAATTATTCTACAGATAATCACATCATGGGAAATAGGACCAATGTGGTGGCGTTTATTACGTTTAACGATAGTTTGTATTATAGGTGTAATAATATATTTTTTAACACTTATTATACTAGGTTTCCGTATAAAAGATTTTGTCTGTAGTAAATATTCATATAAATGA
- the pyrC gene encoding dihydroorotase, producing the protein MIVKQKQITIRSPDDCHVHLRDGYILKRVLPYTSKVNSRAIVMPNLIPPITSIKTAIAYRKRILAALPTKHNFIPLMTCYLTDSIDPNEIEHGYREGIFIAAKFYPVHSTTNSSFGVTKITRIQKVLERMQKIGMPILVHGEITEPHIDIFDREARFIEIILEPLRKQLPGLKVVMEHITTKEAAQYVASGNKLLGATITPQHLMFNRNHMLVNKLNPHLYCLPILKRNIHQNALHKLIASGHCRVFLGTDTAPHLRFFKEASYGCAGVFNSPSALPAYATIFEEINSLEYFERFCSENGAKFYNLPLNKTTITLVRKPWKVPNGIYNNTLIPFLAGKVLNWRIKSNV; encoded by the coding sequence ATGATAGTCAAACAAAAACAAATTACAATTCGTAGTCCTGATGACTGTCATGTACATTTGCGCGATGGATATATACTAAAACGCGTGTTACCTTATACCAGTAAAGTAAATAGTCGGGCTATTGTTATGCCTAATTTAATTCCTCCTATAACTAGTATAAAGACTGCAATTGCGTATCGTAAACGTATTCTAGCTGCATTACCTACAAAACATAATTTTATACCACTAATGACTTGTTACCTTACTGATTCAATAGATCCAAATGAAATTGAACATGGGTATCGTGAAGGTATTTTTATAGCTGCTAAATTTTATCCAGTACATTCTACTACAAATTCTAGTTTTGGAGTTACTAAAATTACTCGTATACAAAAAGTATTAGAACGTATGCAAAAAATTGGTATGCCAATCTTAGTTCATGGAGAAATAACCGAACCACATATTGATATTTTTGATCGTGAAGCACGTTTTATAGAAATAATTTTAGAGCCTTTACGTAAACAATTACCAGGATTAAAAGTTGTCATGGAACACATTACTACTAAAGAGGCTGCTCAGTATGTAGCTTCTGGCAATAAACTATTAGGTGCAACCATAACACCACAACATTTAATGTTTAATCGTAACCATATGTTAGTAAATAAATTAAATCCACATCTTTATTGTCTTCCTATTCTTAAAAGGAATATACATCAAAACGCACTACATAAATTAATTGCCAGTGGGCATTGTCGTGTTTTTCTAGGTACTGATACTGCACCTCATTTACGTTTTTTTAAAGAAGCTAGTTATGGTTGCGCTGGAGTATTTAACTCACCAAGTGCATTACCAGCGTATGCAACAATATTTGAAGAAATAAATTCCCTAGAATATTTTGAAAGATTTTGTTCAGAAAATGGAGCTAAATTTTATAATTTACCCTTAAATAAAACTACAATTACTTTAGTACGTAAACCTTGGAAAGTTCCAAATGGAATTTATAATAATACATTAATTCCATTTTTAGCTGGTAAAGTTTTAAATTGGCGGATTAAAAGTAATGTATAA
- the bssS gene encoding biofilm formation regulator BssS: MDRNKDVIQTYPLVGWDISTVDSYNAMMIRLHSLSSQDQNKEEADIGLTYWLTTDVAKQFISILQAGIAKIESTEQYLLNNQKH, translated from the coding sequence GTGGACAGAAATAAAGATGTCATTCAAACTTATCCATTAGTAGGATGGGATATCAGCACTGTAGACAGCTATAACGCCATGATGATTCGCTTGCACTCACTATCATCGCAAGACCAAAATAAAGAAGAAGCTGACATAGGGTTAACCTATTGGTTGACTACTGATGTAGCCAAACAATTTATTTCAATACTCCAAGCTGGTATTGCAAAAATAGAATCTACAGAACAGTATCTACTTAATAATCAAAAGCACTAA
- a CDS encoding rhodanese-related sulfurtransferase, which translates to MPVLHNFISNKELKKHMLNENKERTTVSFYKYFQILNPKIFRDDLYINLTKLEVFGRVYVAHEGINAQISVPTNRYQKMKEMIYTFDPALNNIRMNIALDDNGKSFWVLRLKVRKRIVADGIEDNSFNSSKIGNYIKAIDVNRMLDDPNTIFIDMRNYYEYEVGHFDTAIAVPADRFRDQLPMVVNMLKKEKHKNIVMYCTGGIRCEKASAWMKYNGFHNVYHIEGGIIEYIRCARQLGLPIRFRGKNFVFDERMAERISKDIISSCHQCNMICDSHTNCINNSCHLLFIQCPSCANKYNNCCSIFCMNHLNLSYKEQIKARLTKNGANANKIFNKSYGLIKYYNTHFKEN; encoded by the coding sequence ATGCCGGTTTTACATAATTTTATTTCCAATAAAGAACTAAAAAAACATATGCTTAATGAAAATAAAGAACGCACTACAGTATCTTTTTATAAGTATTTTCAAATTTTAAATCCAAAAATATTTCGTGATGATCTTTATATCAATTTAACTAAACTAGAAGTATTTGGTCGAGTTTATGTTGCTCATGAAGGTATAAATGCGCAAATTAGTGTACCAACTAACCGATATCAAAAAATGAAAGAAATGATTTATACTTTTGATCCTGCATTGAATAATATCCGTATGAACATTGCATTGGATGATAATGGTAAGTCTTTTTGGGTTCTTCGCCTAAAAGTACGAAAACGTATTGTAGCAGATGGTATAGAAGATAACAGTTTTAATTCTAGCAAAATAGGGAATTATATTAAAGCAATAGATGTAAATAGAATGCTAGATGATCCTAATACTATATTTATTGATATGCGTAATTACTATGAATATGAAGTAGGACATTTTGATACTGCTATTGCGGTGCCAGCTGATAGATTTCGTGATCAATTACCAATGGTAGTTAATATGTTGAAAAAGGAGAAACATAAAAATATTGTTATGTACTGCACTGGGGGTATACGTTGTGAAAAAGCTAGTGCTTGGATGAAGTACAATGGTTTTCATAATGTTTATCATATTGAAGGTGGAATAATTGAATATATTCGTTGTGCACGTCAACTAGGTTTACCTATACGTTTTAGAGGAAAAAATTTTGTTTTTGATGAACGTATGGCGGAACGTATTTCTAAGGATATTATTTCTAGCTGCCATCAGTGTAATATGATTTGTGATAGCCACACTAACTGCATTAATAATTCTTGTCATCTATTATTCATTCAGTGCCCTAGTTGTGCTAATAAATATAATAATTGTTGCAGTATATTCTGTATGAATCATTTAAATCTTTCGTATAAAGAACAAATTAAAGCACGTTTAACTAAAAATGGAGCTAATGCTAATAAAATATTTAATAAATCATATGGTTTAATAAAATATTATAATACTCATTTCAAAGAAAATTAA
- the pgsA gene encoding CDP-diacylglycerol--glycerol-3-phosphate 3-phosphatidyltransferase, whose translation MQFNIPICLTIFRIILIPFFAIVFYLPFHQSAFITALIFLIAAITDWFDGFLARRWNQITHFGEFLDPVADKIMVVIALVIIIECFHVWWITLPAATIIIREIIISGLRELMADIGKRKKIAVSSIAKIKTMLQMLSLFLLLWRPDIIAIGIGVIGLYIAAFLTFWSMFQYLNVVYIVLFYKIHC comes from the coding sequence ATGCAATTTAATATTCCGATATGTCTTACTATATTTAGAATAATTTTAATTCCTTTTTTTGCTATAGTATTTTATTTACCCTTTCATCAATCAGCTTTTATAACCGCATTAATTTTTTTAATTGCTGCGATAACTGATTGGTTTGATGGTTTTTTAGCTCGACGTTGGAATCAAATAACTCATTTTGGAGAGTTCCTCGATCCAGTAGCTGATAAGATAATGGTTGTTATAGCGTTAGTCATTATTATAGAATGTTTTCATGTGTGGTGGATTACCTTACCAGCAGCTACTATTATTATAAGAGAAATAATTATTTCTGGTTTACGTGAATTAATGGCAGATATTGGTAAACGTAAAAAAATAGCTGTATCAAGTATTGCTAAAATAAAAACAATGCTACAGATGTTATCATTGTTTTTATTATTGTGGCGTCCAGATATTATTGCAATAGGTATAGGAGTTATAGGATTATACATAGCTGCTTTTTTAACATTTTGGTCAATGTTTCAATACTTAAATGTAGTATATATTGTATTATTTTATAAAATTCATTGTTAA
- the uvrC gene encoding excinuclease ABC subunit UvrC, with translation MKNIFNFKEFLSHLTTQPGVYRMYNKNGIVIYVGKAKNLKNRLSSYFYSKINNRKIEILVNNIQSIDVIVTQTETEALLLEYNYIKLYQPRYNVVFRDDKSYTYIFLSNDKHPRITMHRGTQNKKGEYFGPFSNRFDIQKLLKLIQKIFPIRQCKNNVYRIRSRPCLQYQIGRCLGPCISGLVDEQEYKVQTNYVRMFLTGKSNKVIDKIVTRMEKASIALHFEEADRLYSQIKEINTITEKHCIFKNIFLNKNYQDNIDVIGLAYDYGIICLHMLFIRHGKVLRNSNHFLELSISTELMKVIQKFITDFYFSNKKTLEFPNSILIHFNLPKANLLEDLLSKIAGHKINIQYKLHINDICYLKLAKINAMNALKSYISQSLIIKKRFIALATFLKIDNINRIECFDISHTMGEYTTASCVAYNKNGPVFSDYRHFNIDGILPGDDCAAIKQVLFRRYNKNIEKNKIPDLILIDGGKGQLLQAENIFSALKVSWNKDHPVLLAISKGKYRKTGLETLFLKTEGKGIFLPHDSPELHIIQHIRNAAHNYALSSHQKKQVKIQCTSSLERIKGIGPKRRQKLLKYMGGLQSLINASVEDIIKVPGISFILAKKIYHSLNY, from the coding sequence GTGAAGAATATTTTTAATTTTAAAGAGTTTTTAAGTCATTTAACTACTCAACCTGGCGTTTATCGCATGTATAATAAAAATGGCATAGTTATTTACGTTGGCAAAGCTAAAAATCTTAAAAACCGTTTAAGTAGTTATTTTTATTCAAAGATAAATAATCGTAAAATTGAGATACTAGTAAATAATATTCAAAGCATTGATGTAATAGTAACACAGACTGAAACAGAAGCACTATTGCTTGAGTATAATTATATTAAGCTTTATCAACCACGATATAATGTAGTATTTCGTGATGATAAATCATATACTTATATTTTTCTAAGTAATGATAAACATCCACGTATTACAATGCATCGTGGTACTCAAAATAAAAAAGGTGAATATTTTGGGCCTTTTTCAAACCGTTTTGATATACAAAAACTTTTAAAGTTAATACAAAAAATATTTCCAATTCGTCAATGTAAGAATAATGTTTATCGAATTCGATCGAGACCATGTCTACAATATCAAATTGGTCGTTGTCTTGGACCATGTATTTCTGGACTAGTAGATGAACAAGAATATAAAGTTCAAACAAATTATGTTAGAATGTTTTTGACTGGTAAGAGTAATAAAGTAATTGATAAAATAGTAACACGAATGGAAAAAGCTAGTATTGCACTACATTTTGAAGAAGCTGATCGATTATATAGTCAGATTAAAGAAATTAATACTATTACTGAAAAACATTGTATTTTTAAAAATATTTTTTTAAATAAAAATTATCAAGATAATATCGATGTCATCGGATTAGCTTATGATTATGGAATTATATGTTTACATATGTTATTTATTCGACATGGTAAAGTATTAAGGAATAGTAATCATTTTCTAGAGTTATCTATTTCTACTGAACTTATGAAAGTTATACAAAAATTTATTACTGATTTTTATTTTAGTAATAAAAAAACACTTGAATTTCCAAATAGTATTCTTATACATTTTAATTTACCAAAAGCTAATCTTCTTGAAGATTTACTAAGCAAAATCGCTGGACATAAAATTAATATCCAATATAAATTACATATTAATGATATATGTTATCTTAAATTAGCAAAAATTAATGCAATGAATGCATTAAAAAGTTATATTTCGCAGAGCTTAATTATTAAGAAACGTTTTATTGCATTAGCAACTTTTTTAAAAATAGATAATATTAATCGTATAGAGTGTTTTGATATAAGTCATACTATGGGTGAGTATACAACTGCCTCATGTGTAGCATATAATAAAAATGGACCTGTATTCTCTGACTATCGTCATTTTAACATTGATGGTATTTTACCTGGTGACGATTGTGCAGCAATAAAACAAGTACTTTTTCGTCGATACAACAAAAATATAGAAAAAAATAAAATTCCAGATTTAATTTTAATTGATGGTGGTAAAGGTCAATTATTACAAGCTGAAAATATATTTTCAGCATTAAAAGTTTCTTGGAATAAAGATCATCCTGTGTTACTTGCAATATCTAAAGGTAAATATAGGAAAACTGGCCTAGAAACTCTTTTTTTAAAAACAGAAGGAAAGGGAATATTTTTACCACATGATTCTCCTGAATTGCATATTATTCAGCATATTCGTAATGCTGCTCATAACTATGCACTTTCTAGTCATCAAAAAAAACAAGTAAAAATACAGTGTACTAGTTCTTTAGAAAGAATTAAAGGAATAGGACCAAAACGTCGACAAAAACTACTTAAATATATGGGAGGATTACAATCATTAATAAATGCTAGTGTTGAAGATATTATTAAAGTGCCTGGTATTTCTTTTATTTTAGCTAAAAAAATTTATCATTCGCTTAATTATTAA
- a CDS encoding DUF2594 family protein, with product MGDKDFITSEENLALADEVACLKMLITLILKGMGQADAGKVIIHMESYIQNLKNKARAKIFSNTILQIKTAYRQ from the coding sequence ATGGGAGATAAAGATTTTATAACTTCAGAGGAAAATTTAGCACTAGCAGATGAAGTTGCATGCTTAAAAATGTTAATAACTCTTATTTTAAAAGGAATGGGGCAAGCTGATGCTGGTAAAGTAATAATACACATGGAAAGTTATATCCAAAATTTAAAAAATAAAGCTAGAGCTAAAATATTTAGTAATACTATTCTTCAAATAAAAACGGCTTATCGTCAATAA
- a CDS encoding TusE/DsrC/DsvC family sulfur relay protein yields the protein MKFNGKDIATDQEGYLKNFTDWNESLARCIAAQELIVMNESHWEVIYFIRQFYKEFNISPTVRMLVKFMGQKHGKKSNSRYLFQLFPEGPVKQATRIAGLPKPINCL from the coding sequence ATGAAATTTAACGGTAAAGATATTGCTACTGATCAAGAAGGATATCTAAAAAATTTTACAGATTGGAATGAGTCTTTAGCTAGATGTATTGCAGCTCAAGAATTAATAGTGATGAACGAATCTCATTGGGAAGTTATTTACTTTATACGTCAATTCTATAAAGAATTTAATATATCTCCTACAGTTCGCATGTTAGTAAAGTTTATGGGACAAAAACACGGTAAAAAAAGTAATAGTCGTTATTTATTTCAATTATTTCCTGAAGGACCAGTAAAACAAGCCACTAGAATTGCAGGGCTACCAAAACCTATTAATTGTTTATAA
- the hspQ gene encoding heat shock protein HspQ, whose translation MIASKFGIGQQVRHRLSGVLGVIVDVDAEYSLDKPKPESIEAIDSLRSEPWYHVIMEDEKGERIHTYVAEIQLASETLFEHPEQPSMDEFAALIRQQLQAPLLRH comes from the coding sequence ATGATTGCTAGTAAATTTGGAATTGGACAGCAAGTTCGACATCGTCTTTCTGGTGTACTTGGTGTTATAGTAGATGTTGATGCAGAATACTCATTAGATAAACCTAAGCCTGAATCAATTGAAGCAATTGATTCATTGCGTTCTGAACCATGGTATCATGTAATAATGGAAGATGAAAAAGGAGAAAGAATACATACTTATGTAGCAGAAATTCAATTAGCAAGTGAAACTCTATTTGAACATCCAGAACAACCTTCTATGGATGAATTTGCGGCTTTAATTAGGCAGCAACTACAAGCTCCATTATTACGTCATTAA
- the ompA gene encoding porin OmpA encodes MKKTAIAIAVALAGFTTVAQAVPKNKTWYTGGKMGWSRYHDTRHFGNDYDHNDGPTKKSQVGVGLILGYQVKEDLAFEVGYDWLGRIAYKGDFINGAFRAHGLQASAKFSYPIFDDVDIYTRLGGMLWRADATESRHLDSERIRDHDTGIAPLLAFGIDYSLAESWVTHLDYQWINRVGDAEVTGSRPDSGMLTLGLSYHFNQVKTIAPVRIIKTKHFHLKSDFLFAFNKATLKEQGKIALENLYKDLSKMNAQDSSIIVLGFTDRIGPDKYNQKLSEQRAQAIVDFLISKNIPYDNITAHGMGKSQSITGHSCDDFKKRKALIECLAPDRRVEINVRGFQDIILHQASIFM; translated from the coding sequence ATGAAAAAAACAGCTATAGCAATTGCAGTAGCATTGGCTGGCTTCACTACTGTAGCGCAAGCCGTCCCTAAGAATAAAACTTGGTATACTGGCGGTAAAATGGGTTGGAGTAGATACCATGATACTAGGCATTTTGGTAATGATTATGACCACAATGATGGTCCCACTAAAAAATCACAAGTGGGTGTAGGTCTCATTTTAGGATATCAAGTTAAAGAGGACTTAGCTTTTGAAGTAGGTTATGATTGGTTAGGACGTATAGCATACAAAGGTGATTTCATTAATGGTGCATTTAGGGCACATGGTCTTCAAGCATCAGCTAAATTTAGTTATCCAATATTTGATGATGTAGATATATATACTCGTCTAGGAGGCATGTTATGGCGTGCTGATGCAACTGAAAGTAGACATTTGGATAGTGAACGTATTCGTGATCATGATACAGGAATTGCTCCATTACTTGCTTTTGGAATTGATTATTCTCTAGCAGAAAGCTGGGTTACTCATTTAGATTATCAATGGATAAATCGAGTCGGAGATGCAGAGGTTACTGGTTCTCGTCCTGACAGTGGTATGCTTACTTTAGGTCTTTCTTATCATTTTAATCAAGTAAAAACAATAGCACCAGTAAGGATTATTAAGACTAAACATTTTCACTTAAAATCTGATTTTTTATTTGCTTTTAATAAAGCTACTTTAAAGGAACAAGGTAAAATAGCTCTAGAAAATCTTTACAAAGATTTAAGTAAAATGAATGCTCAAGATAGTTCTATTATTGTTCTAGGCTTTACTGACCGCATTGGTCCAGATAAGTATAATCAAAAACTATCTGAACAACGTGCACAAGCTATTGTTGATTTCTTAATATCAAAGAATATTCCATATGATAACATTACGGCACATGGTATGGGTAAATCTCAATCAATTACAGGCCATTCTTGTGATGATTTTAAAAAGCGTAAAGCCTTAATCGAATGCTTAGCACCAGATCGTCGTGTTGAAATTAATGTACGAGGTTTTCAAGACATTATATTACATCAAGCATCTATATTTATGTAA
- a CDS encoding AAA family ATPase yields MYNCSSFNLINANILTSTKLTWQALQPNSIRYQSIFSNIFLNDSDNLADVQPRLLNALAHLYNQTNNFILLLCSQENIDYFSWIMTAAKRFQSKSITLFGGEYQIIDDTVILIPPTDCNCPFTSDGGVYQANWFESEQLFGCVRQFKDHIQLEPGLIHKANGGTLILSINTFLLQPLLWLRLRKYIEQGHFYWSSQNERQPLPISIPALPLQLRLVLCGNRNTLASFQELDNEIYKIALYSEFEENLLIRKENDIKSWCQWTLAQAKSIGLPQPEVDFWPLLINEAVRITGDQNILPLCPTWLRRQLQETAIHGNSLNAKSLKKALEVKAWRESFISERMYDDILSNQMIINTTDEVIGQINGLSVVECSGHPLAWGTPLRITCVVYPGDNECTDVESKLDLGDNIHAKGVMIMQAYLISQLELQQHFPFSASLVLEQSYSEVNGDSASLAELCVLISALANKPLNQQIAVTGSVDQFGKVQAVGEVSRKIEGFFKICNARILTGKQGVILPTSNVHHLSLNQDVVDAVKIGQFHIWAVDSIEEALPLLTGIVWRSIQNNDESLLYLIKERINQLNQHGIYQKPWLLRLFNWFKHSY; encoded by the coding sequence TTGTATAATTGTTCTTCCTTCAATTTAATTAATGCAAATATCTTGACCAGCACTAAACTTACATGGCAGGCACTTCAACCGAATAGTATTCGTTATCAATCTATTTTTTCAAATATCTTCTTAAATGATAGTGATAACCTTGCTGATGTTCAACCACGACTATTAAACGCACTAGCTCATTTATATAATCAAACAAATAATTTTATATTATTACTATGTAGTCAAGAAAATATAGATTATTTTTCTTGGATTATGACGGCTGCAAAGCGTTTTCAATCAAAATCAATTACACTTTTTGGAGGTGAATATCAAATTATAGATGATACTGTTATTCTAATTCCACCAACTGATTGTAATTGTCCATTTACTAGTGATGGAGGAGTTTATCAAGCTAATTGGTTTGAATCAGAACAACTTTTTGGTTGTGTACGTCAATTTAAAGATCATATCCAACTTGAACCTGGATTAATACATAAGGCTAATGGTGGTACTTTAATTTTATCAATTAATACATTTCTACTACAACCGTTATTATGGCTACGTTTACGTAAATATATTGAACAAGGTCATTTTTATTGGTCTTCACAAAATGAACGTCAACCACTACCTATCTCAATTCCTGCATTACCACTACAATTACGACTAGTGCTATGTGGTAATCGTAATACATTAGCTTCTTTTCAAGAATTAGATAATGAAATATACAAAATAGCTCTTTATAGTGAGTTTGAAGAAAACTTACTAATAAGAAAAGAAAATGATATAAAATCTTGGTGTCAATGGACATTAGCACAAGCAAAATCAATTGGTTTACCACAACCAGAAGTTGATTTCTGGCCTCTTTTAATTAATGAAGCTGTACGTATTACAGGAGACCAAAATATTCTACCATTATGCCCTACTTGGTTACGACGTCAATTACAAGAGACAGCAATACATGGTAATAGTTTAAATGCTAAATCTCTAAAAAAAGCATTAGAAGTAAAAGCTTGGCGTGAAAGTTTTATATCTGAACGTATGTATGATGATATTTTATCTAATCAAATGATTATCAATACAACAGATGAAGTAATAGGACAAATTAATGGCCTCTCAGTTGTTGAATGTTCTGGACATCCTCTTGCTTGGGGTACACCATTACGTATTACTTGCGTTGTATATCCTGGAGATAATGAATGTACTGATGTTGAGAGCAAATTAGATCTAGGAGATAATATTCATGCAAAAGGCGTAATGATTATGCAAGCTTATTTAATTTCACAATTAGAATTACAACAACATTTTCCTTTTTCTGCTTCATTAGTATTAGAACAATCCTATTCAGAGGTTAACGGAGATAGTGCATCATTAGCAGAACTTTGCGTATTAATTAGTGCTTTAGCTAATAAGCCTTTAAATCAACAAATTGCAGTAACTGGATCAGTAGATCAATTTGGTAAGGTTCAAGCAGTAGGAGAAGTAAGTCGCAAAATTGAGGGATTTTTTAAAATTTGTAATGCTCGTATCCTTACTGGTAAACAAGGAGTTATTTTACCTACTAGTAATGTTCATCACCTTAGTTTAAATCAAGATGTAGTAGATGCAGTTAAAATCGGACAATTTCATATATGGGCAGTTGATAGTATAGAAGAAGCATTACCATTACTCACTGGTATTGTCTGGCGAAGTATACAAAACAACGATGAATCACTGCTATATCTTATTAAAGAACGTATTAATCAATTGAATCAACATGGAATATATCAAAAACCATGGTTATTACGTTTATTTAATTGGTTTAAACATAGCTATTAA
- the fabA gene encoding bifunctional 3-hydroxydecanoyl-ACP dehydratase/trans-2-decenoyl-ACP isomerase translates to MIDKIDKQRSYNKEELIASGRSELFGENGPPLPSGNMLIMDRVVKMTENDGHYGKGFVEAELDIYPNLWFFNCHFIGDPVMPGCLGLDAMWQLVGFYLGWLGAEGKGRALGVGEVRFTGQVLPTDKKVTYKIHLKRIIKRKLIVGVADGEVFVDNHLIYTATDLKVGLFKDTSFF, encoded by the coding sequence ATGATAGATAAAATAGATAAACAAAGATCCTATAACAAAGAAGAGCTAATTGCTTCAGGTCGAAGTGAGCTATTCGGTGAGAACGGGCCACCTCTTCCGTCTGGTAACATGCTTATCATGGATCGGGTAGTTAAAATGACTGAGAATGATGGTCATTATGGTAAAGGTTTTGTAGAAGCGGAATTAGATATTTACCCAAATCTTTGGTTTTTTAATTGCCATTTTATTGGTGATCCAGTTATGCCAGGTTGCCTTGGTCTTGACGCCATGTGGCAATTAGTAGGATTTTATCTTGGATGGTTAGGAGCAGAAGGAAAGGGACGAGCTTTAGGTGTAGGTGAAGTAAGGTTTACTGGACAAGTTTTACCGACAGATAAAAAAGTTACTTATAAAATTCATTTAAAAAGAATTATTAAACGTAAACTTATAGTAGGGGTAGCAGATGGAGAAGTATTTGTTGATAACCACTTAATTTATACAGCTACTGATTTAAAAGTAGGCTTATTTAAAGATACATCTTTTTTTTAA